From Nocardioides daedukensis, the proteins below share one genomic window:
- a CDS encoding ribonuclease domain-containing protein, producing MAGLWFLSGQGSDWFAEGQDAGASSSASTDPDSGLPQIDEDDLPEEARETLELIDDGGPYPYERDGIVFGNREGILPDRPRGTYHEYTVETPGVEHRGARRIVTGRAGEFFWTENHYESFESIQR from the coding sequence CTGGCTGGGCTCTGGTTCCTGTCCGGCCAGGGCTCCGACTGGTTCGCCGAGGGACAGGACGCGGGTGCATCGAGCAGCGCCTCCACCGACCCCGACTCCGGACTTCCTCAGATCGACGAGGACGACCTGCCGGAGGAGGCCCGCGAGACCTTGGAGCTGATCGATGACGGAGGCCCTTACCCCTATGAGCGCGACGGCATCGTCTTCGGCAATCGCGAGGGGATCCTCCCGGACCGACCCCGCGGCACCTATCACGAGTACACCGTCGAGACGCCCGGCGTCGAGCACCGTGGCGCGCGACGGATCGTGACCGGCCGGGCCGGCGAGTTCTTCTGGACCGAGAACCACTACGAGTCGTTCGAGAGCATCCAACGATGA
- a CDS encoding barstar family protein, whose protein sequence is MSSLTAVLAGDVAPGVHRWRSGLEAEDVAETVRRTGRAFGHVDGWLATTKAEVLDAIGAALGFPDHFGRNFDALADCLRDLAEDTVLLWDGWGTLAADDERSFAILLDVLQERTQDRVGPRFDVVLRGAGPELAQLPTLE, encoded by the coding sequence ATGAGCAGCCTCACTGCAGTCCTGGCCGGCGATGTCGCTCCGGGCGTGCACCGGTGGCGTTCGGGGCTCGAGGCCGAGGACGTCGCCGAGACCGTACGTCGTACCGGCCGAGCGTTCGGGCACGTCGACGGCTGGCTCGCCACGACCAAGGCCGAGGTGCTGGACGCGATCGGGGCCGCGCTCGGCTTCCCGGACCACTTCGGGCGCAACTTCGACGCCCTGGCCGACTGCCTGCGCGACCTGGCTGAGGACACCGTGCTGCTGTGGGACGGGTGGGGCACCTTGGCAGCCGACGACGAGCGGAGCTTCGCCATCCTCCTCGACGTGCTCCAGGAGCGCACCCAGGACCGAGTGGGGCCGCGCTTCGACGTAGTCTTGCGTGGCGCGGGGCCCGAACTGGCGCAGCTGCCCACGCTCGAGTGA
- a CDS encoding polyprenyl synthetase family protein, producing MTDADAFRAGLQVAIDEFLDEQATRLAPLGPDAARLLTAAREAVTGGKRFRAAFCHWGFKAVSDLPADQEKALLRACASLEFLHASALVHDDFMDASDTRRGRPATHRAFEGEHRDAGWSGDPEQYGAAAAILLGDLLLTWADELLRRCGFPLERVEAALAMFDICRSEVVAGQFLDVSVQARGKADVDTAMTVLRYKSAKYSIERPLHIGAALGGASPAEIEALTAFGLPLGEAFQLRDDQLGVFGDPAVTGKPAGDDLVEGKRTVLVAHALEALAPHEGAVLDRSLGSDLPQDEVAELRALIRGSGAEQQVESLIDQLADRSRAALEEASFRDEAVRALRELSAAVTQRAH from the coding sequence GTGACTGATGCAGACGCGTTCCGGGCCGGGCTCCAGGTTGCGATCGACGAGTTCCTCGACGAGCAGGCCACAAGGCTCGCCCCGCTCGGTCCCGACGCAGCGCGACTGTTGACTGCCGCACGCGAGGCGGTCACCGGCGGCAAGCGGTTCCGCGCCGCCTTCTGCCACTGGGGCTTCAAGGCCGTCTCGGATCTCCCGGCTGACCAGGAGAAGGCCTTGCTGAGGGCATGCGCGAGCCTGGAGTTCCTGCACGCCAGCGCCCTGGTCCACGACGACTTCATGGATGCCTCCGACACCCGTCGAGGCCGGCCGGCGACCCACCGCGCCTTCGAGGGCGAGCACCGCGACGCCGGTTGGTCCGGTGATCCGGAGCAGTACGGCGCCGCCGCGGCGATCCTGCTCGGCGACCTGCTGCTCACCTGGGCGGACGAGCTGCTGCGTCGTTGCGGGTTCCCCCTCGAGCGGGTCGAGGCAGCGCTCGCCATGTTCGACATCTGCCGCTCGGAGGTCGTGGCCGGGCAGTTCCTGGACGTCTCGGTCCAGGCCCGAGGCAAGGCCGACGTCGACACCGCGATGACGGTGCTGCGCTACAAGTCGGCCAAGTATTCGATCGAGCGCCCGCTGCACATCGGCGCGGCGCTCGGCGGCGCGTCCCCTGCCGAGATCGAGGCCCTGACCGCCTTCGGCCTGCCGCTCGGCGAGGCATTCCAGCTGCGCGACGACCAGCTGGGCGTCTTCGGCGACCCGGCTGTGACCGGCAAGCCTGCGGGCGACGACCTGGTCGAGGGCAAGCGGACCGTCCTGGTCGCCCACGCCCTGGAGGCACTCGCGCCGCACGAAGGCGCCGTCCTGGACCGCTCCCTGGGCTCGGACCTCCCCCAGGACGAGGTCGCCGAGCTCCGTGCCCTGATCCGTGGCAGTGGCGCCGAGCAGCAGGTCGAGAGTCTCATCGACCAGCTCGCGGACCGCTCACGAGCCGCACTCGAGGAGGCATCGTTCCGGGACGAGGCCGTCCGCGCCCTGCGCGAGCTCTCCGCGGCCGTCACCCAGCGCGCGCACTGA
- the metF gene encoding methylenetetrahydrofolate reductase [NAD(P)H]: MNIESRRSIGALIREGKRSFSFEFFPPKDEAGEEQLWQAIRDLEPYRPTFVSVTYGAGGTTRDTTVSITGRIARETSMVPMAHLTCVGHTVEEIQQVLTSLADSGVHNVLALRGDPPGGPGTEWVSTHGGVDYASDLVRVIKEVADVSVGVAAFPEGHVDAATLDDDVAVLKAKQDAGAEFAVTEMVLRSSDYFALVERAKAAGVDFPIIPGVMPILNINSMRRMVELSRREMPAEVVDRLRPFEEDPAGLRAEGIRIATQMCEEMLAGGAPGLHFYTLNRSKATREIFEALSITA, from the coding sequence ATGAACATCGAATCGCGGCGCAGCATCGGAGCGTTGATCCGGGAGGGGAAGCGCTCCTTCTCCTTCGAGTTCTTCCCGCCCAAGGACGAGGCCGGCGAGGAGCAGCTGTGGCAGGCGATTCGTGACCTGGAGCCCTACCGGCCGACGTTCGTGTCGGTGACCTACGGCGCCGGCGGGACCACGCGCGACACGACGGTGTCGATCACCGGTCGCATCGCCCGCGAGACCTCGATGGTCCCGATGGCACACCTGACCTGCGTGGGGCACACGGTCGAGGAGATCCAGCAGGTGCTCACCTCGCTGGCGGACAGTGGAGTGCACAACGTCCTCGCCCTCCGGGGTGACCCGCCCGGTGGCCCCGGGACGGAGTGGGTCAGCACCCACGGCGGGGTGGACTACGCCTCCGACCTGGTCAGGGTGATCAAGGAGGTTGCGGACGTCTCCGTCGGCGTGGCCGCCTTCCCCGAGGGACACGTGGACGCAGCGACCCTCGACGACGACGTCGCGGTGCTGAAGGCCAAGCAGGACGCCGGTGCCGAGTTCGCGGTGACCGAGATGGTGCTGCGGTCCTCGGACTACTTCGCCCTCGTGGAGCGTGCGAAGGCTGCCGGTGTGGACTTCCCGATCATCCCCGGCGTGATGCCGATCCTGAACATCAACTCGATGCGCCGGATGGTCGAGCTCTCCCGCCGCGAGATGCCTGCCGAGGTCGTCGACCGGCTCCGTCCGTTCGAGGAGGACCCGGCCGGCCTGCGCGCCGAGGGCATCCGGATCGCGACCCAGATGTGCGAGGAGATGCTTGCCGGCGGTGCGCCGGGCCTGCACTTCTACACGTTGAACCGGTCCAAGGCGACCCGGGAGATCTTCGAGGCCCTGAGCATCACGGCCTGA
- a CDS encoding Rv2175c family DNA-binding protein yields the protein MNDVASSSAPTPESDLGALVGEWLDWSETASALGVSVNKVRTMIREHELAAAVPSPGAGQKVPALFVHDGLIAKGLPGLLTMFHDGGWSDRECIEWIYTDMGLPGRPIDALRENRGSEVKRRAQAEAL from the coding sequence ATGAACGATGTTGCTTCCTCCAGTGCCCCCACGCCCGAGTCCGACCTGGGTGCCCTGGTGGGCGAATGGCTGGACTGGTCCGAGACGGCGTCAGCTCTGGGCGTGAGCGTGAACAAGGTCCGGACGATGATCCGCGAGCACGAGCTCGCCGCGGCCGTGCCCTCACCCGGTGCCGGTCAGAAGGTGCCGGCCCTCTTCGTCCACGACGGCCTGATCGCCAAGGGTCTCCCCGGGCTGCTCACGATGTTCCACGACGGTGGCTGGAGTGACCGCGAGTGCATCGAATGGATCTACACCGACATGGGCCTGCCCGGTCGCCCGATCGACGCGCTGCGTGAGAACCGTGGCTCCGAGGTGAAGCGACGGGCCCAGGCCGAAGCGCTGTGA
- a CDS encoding DUF4126 domain-containing protein → MESLALVFSSGWASGINAYLVVLVLGVADKAGGFEQIPDVLARWDVLAVAAFLYCMEFVADKIPYIDSTWDAISTAIRPTAGAVIGVLLAGDADSLNAAVGGVVGGTSALTSHAVKAGGRLAINSSPEPITNITASVLEDVAVLGVVWFAIEHPIAAAGIAAVLLVVGVIVLVSVARLVRKSWRRWKGRDPGTVRPA, encoded by the coding sequence ATGGAGTCCCTCGCGCTGGTCTTCTCCAGCGGCTGGGCCAGCGGGATCAACGCCTACCTGGTGGTGCTGGTCCTCGGCGTGGCCGACAAGGCCGGAGGCTTCGAGCAGATCCCTGACGTCCTGGCCCGCTGGGACGTCCTGGCCGTCGCCGCCTTCCTCTACTGCATGGAGTTCGTCGCCGACAAGATCCCCTACATCGACTCGACGTGGGATGCGATCTCCACCGCGATCCGACCCACCGCCGGCGCCGTGATCGGCGTGCTCCTGGCCGGGGACGCCGACTCCCTCAACGCCGCCGTCGGTGGCGTCGTGGGCGGCACCTCGGCCCTCACCTCGCACGCGGTCAAGGCTGGTGGACGATTGGCGATCAACTCCTCCCCCGAGCCGATCACCAACATCACCGCCAGCGTGCTCGAGGACGTCGCGGTCCTGGGCGTGGTCTGGTTCGCCATCGAGCACCCGATCGCGGCTGCCGGCATCGCCGCAGTCCTCCTGGTCGTGGGAGTGATCGTGCTCGTCTCGGTTGCCCGCCTGGTCAGGAAGTCCTGGCGACGCTGGAAGGGACGAGACCCCGGCACCGTCCGTCCCGCCTGA
- a CDS encoding DMT family transporter, with product MGTDPSATSPASADRAADDGRTTQLLASLALLAMAAAWGSTFFLIKDLSDRISALDFLAIRFPIATVALLLLFPRALARLSAASRRQAVVLGCLYAGAQVLQTVGLAHTAASVSGFVTGLYVIFTPLLAALLLRTRITAVTWGAVGLAMAGITVLTLHPGGLAFGYGESLTLLSAVVYALHIVGLGAWSDPDQAMGMAILQLAVISVVCFVGAVPNGIEVPDNGADWLSILYMAIVAGALAMAGQTWAQAHLPPTRSAIIMSMEPVFAAFFAVLAGGEDLTVRLACGGLMVFTAMVVAELVPRRRIEAEVTHIAV from the coding sequence GTGGGGACTGACCCCAGCGCCACCAGCCCGGCCTCGGCTGATCGGGCAGCCGATGACGGCCGGACCACCCAGCTGCTGGCCTCGCTGGCACTCCTGGCCATGGCCGCAGCCTGGGGATCGACCTTCTTCCTGATCAAGGACCTCTCGGACCGGATCAGCGCCCTGGACTTCCTGGCGATCAGGTTCCCGATCGCGACGGTTGCCCTGCTGCTCCTCTTCCCGCGCGCACTCGCCCGGCTCTCGGCTGCCTCACGGCGACAGGCCGTGGTCCTGGGTTGTCTCTATGCAGGAGCCCAGGTGTTGCAGACCGTCGGGCTGGCGCACACCGCAGCCTCGGTCTCCGGCTTCGTCACCGGCCTGTATGTGATCTTCACGCCGCTGTTGGCCGCGCTCCTGCTGCGCACCCGGATCACGGCCGTCACCTGGGGTGCGGTGGGGTTGGCGATGGCGGGCATCACGGTGCTGACGCTGCACCCGGGTGGGCTGGCCTTCGGCTATGGCGAGAGCCTGACCCTGCTCAGCGCGGTGGTCTATGCCCTGCACATCGTCGGTCTCGGCGCCTGGTCCGACCCGGACCAGGCGATGGGGATGGCGATCCTGCAGCTCGCGGTGATCTCGGTGGTCTGCTTCGTCGGCGCGGTCCCCAACGGGATCGAGGTGCCCGACAACGGCGCGGACTGGCTCAGCATCCTCTACATGGCGATCGTCGCCGGGGCCCTGGCCATGGCCGGACAGACCTGGGCGCAGGCGCACCTGCCGCCGACGCGGAGCGCGATCATCATGAGTATGGAGCCGGTCTTCGCTGCCTTCTTCGCAGTCCTTGCCGGCGGGGAGGACCTCACCGTCCGGCTTGCCTGTGGTGGTCTGATGGTCTTCACCGCGATGGTCGTGGCCGAGCTGGTTCCCCGCCGGCGGATCGAGGCCGAGGTCACCCACATCGCCGTCTGA
- a CDS encoding phytoene desaturase family protein produces MARTVVIGGGFGGMATAARLAKLGQEVTLVEHRDRLGGAMGTIEEEGFTWDAGPSMTLLPGVVRDLFRKSGRPLEREIDLIPQEILREHHFEDGSVLKLPGGSRAAQIDAFDGLGAGLGQKWIDHVDSFTEDWEVIRREYLERPWLPDLAGKDVTSRIFTREHLAKRLKKAFKDERLRLVAGHPFVFAGHDTRDVPAWLGMRAYVEQRFGGWKIEGGFGQLADVLAQRLTTRGVTVLTGVDVTDIVLRDGRAVAVATSTGELDADVVVCAIDPRRIPALAQHVRRTMPALPPVVCHVGLTGDDIPDMPEETVFHGDPLVVVRRSGTAPEGGQAWTIFGRGLLAEDIVLALARKGTNIRPNVEVRVDRSARTQVEEFGASPMGVLWQGRTTLNHRISTTTPIPGVYAAGAHAAPGGGIPFVGLSAALVAQQVALDHPV; encoded by the coding sequence ATGGCGCGCACAGTGGTGATCGGCGGAGGCTTCGGGGGCATGGCCACCGCGGCACGCCTGGCAAAGCTCGGGCAAGAGGTCACCCTCGTCGAGCACCGCGACCGTCTCGGTGGCGCGATGGGCACCATCGAGGAAGAGGGCTTCACCTGGGACGCCGGTCCGTCGATGACGCTGCTGCCCGGCGTCGTGCGCGACCTGTTCCGCAAGTCCGGCCGGCCACTCGAGCGCGAGATCGACCTGATCCCGCAGGAGATCCTGCGCGAGCACCACTTCGAGGACGGCTCGGTGCTCAAGCTCCCCGGCGGTTCACGGGCCGCCCAGATCGATGCATTCGACGGGCTCGGGGCCGGCCTCGGCCAGAAGTGGATCGATCACGTCGACTCCTTCACCGAGGACTGGGAGGTGATCCGGCGCGAATATCTCGAGCGTCCCTGGCTGCCGGATCTTGCCGGCAAGGACGTGACCTCCCGGATCTTCACCCGTGAACACCTGGCCAAACGACTGAAGAAGGCCTTCAAGGACGAGCGACTGCGCCTGGTTGCCGGGCACCCGTTCGTCTTCGCCGGCCACGACACCCGCGATGTCCCGGCCTGGCTCGGCATGCGCGCCTATGTCGAGCAACGCTTCGGGGGCTGGAAGATCGAAGGTGGCTTCGGCCAACTCGCCGATGTCCTCGCCCAGCGCCTCACCACCCGCGGCGTGACGGTGCTGACCGGCGTCGACGTGACCGACATCGTCCTCCGCGACGGCAGGGCAGTCGCCGTCGCGACCAGCACCGGCGAGCTGGACGCCGACGTCGTGGTCTGTGCCATCGATCCCCGCCGGATCCCCGCCCTGGCACAACACGTGCGCCGCACCATGCCGGCGCTCCCCCCGGTCGTGTGCCACGTGGGGCTGACCGGGGACGACATCCCTGACATGCCCGAGGAGACGGTCTTCCACGGTGACCCGCTCGTGGTCGTACGCCGTTCCGGCACCGCGCCCGAGGGCGGCCAGGCCTGGACCATCTTCGGTCGCGGGCTGCTGGCCGAGGACATCGTGCTGGCCCTGGCCCGCAAGGGCACCAACATCCGCCCGAACGTCGAGGTCAGGGTCGACCGCTCCGCCCGGACGCAGGTCGAGGAGTTCGGCGCCTCACCGATGGGCGTGCTCTGGCAGGGCCGGACCACGTTGAACCACCGGATCTCCACCACGACACCGATCCCGGGGGTCTATGCGGCAGGCGCCCACGCCGCACCGGGAGGCGGCATACCGTTCGTGGGCCTGTCCGCCGCCCTGGTCGCGCAGCAGGTCGCGCTCGACCACCCCGTCTGA
- a CDS encoding acyl-CoA thioesterase domain-containing protein, producing the protein MSYFERLDGARFLATRHTSGAWNEAEQHIAPALGLLVHAVELDRDQRRDDALPLARLSYDILGTIAVGEFEVSVSVLRPGRTIELVEAVLSAGGRAVVTLRAWLVQSLDTGTLAGSDLPRLPPPDTMESWDPTTVWPGGFIESAQVRRAHTAPGRAQFWVRTDMPLLDEAGDETVSDLARFVGLLDISNGMTVRVPPREVAFPNVDLTAHLFRQPRGDWVGFDTTVSFGPAGHGLTSSVIHDLDGPVGTSAQALTIRP; encoded by the coding sequence GTGAGCTATTTCGAACGCCTCGACGGCGCCCGCTTCCTGGCCACCCGCCACACGAGCGGTGCCTGGAACGAGGCCGAGCAGCACATCGCTCCGGCCCTGGGTCTCCTCGTGCACGCGGTCGAGCTGGATCGTGACCAGCGCCGTGACGATGCCCTGCCGCTCGCCCGGCTCTCCTACGACATCCTCGGCACGATCGCGGTCGGGGAGTTCGAGGTGTCGGTGAGCGTGCTGCGTCCCGGGCGCACGATCGAGCTCGTCGAGGCCGTCCTCAGCGCCGGCGGCCGGGCCGTCGTGACGCTGCGGGCCTGGCTGGTGCAGTCGCTCGACACCGGCACCCTGGCCGGCAGCGATCTGCCGCGGCTCCCGCCACCGGACACGATGGAGTCGTGGGACCCGACCACCGTCTGGCCGGGTGGCTTCATCGAGTCGGCACAGGTACGTCGCGCCCACACGGCCCCGGGTCGTGCCCAGTTCTGGGTGCGCACCGACATGCCCCTGCTGGACGAGGCGGGGGACGAGACGGTCAGCGACCTGGCCCGGTTCGTCGGGTTGCTCGACATCTCCAACGGGATGACGGTGCGGGTCCCACCCCGCGAGGTCGCCTTCCCCAACGTCGACCTGACCGCTCACCTGTTCCGGCAGCCACGCGGCGACTGGGTCGGGTTCGACACCACGGTGTCATTCGGGCCGGCCGGCCACGGCCTGACCAGCAGCGTGATTCACGATCTCGACGGTCCGGTGGGCACCTCGGCCCAGGCGCTCACGATCCGGCCCTGA
- a CDS encoding deoxyribonuclease IV translates to MSAASLRNPIGTHVTVGKGLAAGALVDMHELGCETLQVFVGNPRGWAASAGNPVQDRRFREECEAGGIRSFIHAPYLVNLGSPTPATYEKSVATVAHNLKRAAEIGAEGVVVHTGSFVDPSGSKEKYAAAMRQVREGLLPLLDAIEDEAAPWLLLEPTAGQGRSLCAGVEDLAPYLEALDMHPKAGICLDTCHVFAAGAPLDEEGGTAATVDQIVEIGGEGRLRLIHANDSMDVRGAFKDRHQNIGAGHIGEASFRDLFAHPATDGVPFILETPGSREAGNPDVDLLKKLREQARGD, encoded by the coding sequence ATGTCTGCAGCCTCGCTCCGCAATCCCATCGGCACCCACGTCACCGTCGGCAAGGGTCTGGCCGCGGGCGCGCTGGTCGACATGCACGAGCTGGGCTGCGAGACGCTGCAGGTCTTCGTCGGCAACCCTCGCGGTTGGGCGGCCTCGGCCGGCAACCCGGTCCAGGACCGCAGGTTCCGCGAGGAGTGCGAGGCCGGCGGCATCCGCTCCTTCATCCACGCGCCTTACCTGGTGAACCTGGGCTCCCCCACCCCGGCGACCTATGAGAAGTCGGTTGCCACGGTGGCGCACAACCTCAAGCGGGCCGCGGAGATCGGTGCGGAGGGCGTGGTCGTGCACACCGGTTCGTTCGTCGACCCCAGTGGCTCGAAGGAGAAGTACGCCGCCGCCATGCGCCAGGTGCGCGAGGGCCTGTTGCCGCTCCTCGACGCGATCGAGGACGAGGCCGCACCGTGGCTGCTGCTCGAGCCCACTGCCGGTCAGGGACGCTCGCTGTGCGCAGGGGTGGAGGACCTCGCGCCCTACCTCGAGGCCCTCGACATGCACCCCAAGGCGGGCATCTGCCTGGACACCTGCCACGTCTTCGCGGCCGGAGCGCCCCTGGACGAGGAGGGCGGCACCGCCGCCACCGTCGACCAGATCGTCGAGATCGGCGGTGAGGGCCGGTTGCGCCTGATCCATGCCAACGACTCGATGGACGTGCGCGGCGCGTTCAAGGACCGTCACCAGAACATCGGGGCCGGGCACATCGGCGAGGCGTCGTTCCGCGACCTGTTCGCCCACCCGGCCACCGACGGGGTGCCGTTCATCCTCGAGACACCCGGGTCACGCGAGGCCGGCAACCCCGACGTGGACCTGCTGAAGAAGTTGCGCGAGCAGGCTCGTGGGGACTGA
- a CDS encoding transglycosylase SLT domain-containing protein, whose product MSSPIHRPARHARPPLLGRLARLVAATSAGALMFTLSPTLTSQASAEEKLPPGRDLVPYTVKAGDTATGLAVRYHAWTRELISYNDLDGNGRLRVGQRIQIPVVTAAARKSRTSGSSATSNTRQAKPAAPRTRSTSTAWQTRPSKAAVRNVIIRTARGHGVDPQLALAVSWQEAGWQMHHVSSANAIGAMQVLPGTGDWMEGYAGRTLDLRNVYDNVAAGVLLLKVLGQQTSSTTHQVAAYYQGLGAVRRHGIYRDSVRYVRNVKALQDRLESGWDPS is encoded by the coding sequence ATGTCTTCCCCCATTCACCGTCCCGCACGACACGCTCGACCACCCCTCCTCGGTCGCCTGGCGCGACTGGTCGCCGCCACCTCGGCCGGTGCGCTGATGTTCACCCTGTCGCCCACCCTGACCAGCCAGGCATCGGCTGAGGAGAAGCTGCCTCCGGGTCGCGACCTCGTTCCCTACACGGTCAAGGCCGGCGACACCGCCACCGGGCTCGCGGTGAGGTATCACGCCTGGACCCGGGAGCTGATCTCCTACAACGACCTCGACGGCAACGGCCGCCTGCGGGTGGGCCAGAGGATCCAGATCCCCGTGGTCACCGCAGCTGCGCGCAAGTCGCGGACCTCCGGATCCTCCGCCACGAGCAACACGCGACAGGCGAAGCCGGCCGCACCGCGCACCCGCTCGACGTCGACCGCGTGGCAGACCCGACCCAGCAAGGCAGCGGTGCGCAACGTCATCATCCGCACCGCCCGCGGACACGGGGTCGACCCGCAGCTGGCCCTCGCCGTCTCCTGGCAGGAAGCAGGCTGGCAGATGCATCACGTCTCCTCGGCCAATGCGATCGGGGCGATGCAGGTCCTTCCCGGGACCGGAGACTGGATGGAGGGTTACGCGGGCCGCACGCTGGACCTGCGCAACGTCTATGACAACGTCGCCGCCGGGGTTCTCCTGCTCAAGGTGCTCGGCCAGCAGACATCGAGCACGACCCACCAGGTCGCGGCCTACTACCAGGGCCTCGGTGCGGTCCGCCGCCACGGGATCTACCGCGATTCGGTGCGCTACGTGCGCAACGTGAAGGCCCTCCAGGACCGCTTGGAATCCGGCTGGGATCCCTCCTGA
- the pknB gene encoding Stk1 family PASTA domain-containing Ser/Thr kinase produces MEPRTQRDPSDPLIGRLLDRRYRIESRIASGGMASVYEAHDERLDRVIALKIMHPGMGDDGDFAARFVREARHAARLSHPNVVGVFDQGEEHGTVYLAMEYVPGHTLRDVIRKEAPMDPRKALALLEPVLAALRAAHQAHLIHRDIKPENVLIAPDGRVKVADFGLAKAISADTQHTATGGVLIGTVSYLAPELVIDGRADARADVYAAGVVLYELLTGRKPHEGESPIQVAYKHVHEDIPAPSLTVPGIPAYVDALVARATARDRGLRPADAGVLLHQAHRVRQALDEGILDDPDLVADLSPTSGVVREIEDAPTHEHADGSGQVAAAAVAGAGPRENTAKDPLEQAGTGASEHTSMIEAGALRPPGDNAGPRQSGHQPAPEKSPQRRRRGALYLVIAALLALALGLGAWWFGFARYTSAPGVLSLTAAQAEKKIEGAGLDYAEGDPAYSETVEKGMVLSSDPAAGDRVLDGGTVTVTLSLGPERYAVPKVAGSTEDEAQKAIQDANLDFGRSIEKFSEKVPAGEVIRSDPKAGTSLKPGTTVDIELSKGPKPIKVVDWTGKSADDAEKALSDLDLKVERTESFSDSVDEGKVISQDPSSGELFKGDTVNLEVSKGPELVDVPRVRGMGEKAAIKRLKAAGFEVEVKQHQNYVGLHFVLTQSPGSGKAAKGSTVTITIV; encoded by the coding sequence GTGGAGCCACGCACACAACGGGATCCCAGCGACCCGTTGATCGGGCGACTGCTGGATCGGCGCTATCGCATCGAGTCGCGCATCGCCAGCGGCGGAATGGCCTCGGTCTACGAGGCCCACGACGAGCGTCTCGACCGCGTCATCGCGCTCAAGATCATGCACCCGGGGATGGGCGACGACGGCGACTTCGCGGCGCGGTTCGTGCGCGAGGCCCGCCACGCGGCACGGCTGTCCCACCCCAACGTGGTCGGCGTCTTCGACCAGGGCGAGGAGCACGGCACCGTCTACCTCGCGATGGAGTACGTCCCCGGGCACACCCTGCGCGACGTGATCCGCAAGGAAGCGCCGATGGACCCCCGCAAGGCCCTCGCGCTGCTCGAACCGGTCCTGGCCGCCCTGCGTGCGGCCCACCAGGCACACCTGATCCACCGCGACATCAAGCCCGAGAACGTCCTGATCGCCCCCGACGGACGCGTCAAGGTCGCCGACTTCGGGCTGGCCAAGGCGATCAGCGCCGACACCCAGCACACCGCCACCGGTGGTGTACTGATCGGCACGGTCTCCTACCTGGCGCCCGAGCTGGTCATCGACGGTCGCGCAGATGCTCGCGCCGACGTGTACGCCGCCGGGGTCGTGCTCTACGAGCTCCTCACCGGCCGCAAGCCCCACGAGGGCGAGTCCCCCATCCAGGTCGCCTACAAGCACGTGCACGAGGACATCCCGGCTCCCTCGCTCACCGTCCCCGGCATCCCCGCCTATGTCGACGCGCTCGTCGCCCGCGCGACCGCGCGCGATCGCGGCCTGCGACCGGCCGACGCGGGCGTCCTGCTGCACCAGGCCCACCGGGTCCGCCAGGCACTCGACGAGGGCATCCTCGACGATCCCGACCTGGTGGCCGACCTCTCCCCCACCTCAGGCGTCGTACGGGAGATCGAGGACGCACCCACCCACGAGCACGCCGACGGCTCCGGGCAGGTCGCAGCCGCGGCAGTGGCCGGGGCGGGTCCGCGAGAGAACACCGCCAAGGACCCACTCGAGCAGGCGGGCACCGGAGCCTCCGAGCACACCAGCATGATCGAGGCCGGCGCGTTGCGCCCGCCCGGTGACAACGCCGGCCCACGCCAGTCGGGCCACCAGCCGGCCCCGGAGAAGTCACCGCAACGACGCCGACGTGGCGCGCTCTATCTCGTCATCGCCGCGCTCCTCGCCCTGGCACTCGGCCTGGGCGCCTGGTGGTTCGGGTTCGCCCGCTACACCTCCGCACCGGGGGTGCTCTCGCTGACGGCGGCCCAGGCCGAGAAGAAGATCGAGGGCGCGGGCCTCGACTATGCCGAGGGCGATCCCGCCTATTCGGAGACGGTCGAGAAGGGCATGGTCCTCTCCTCCGACCCGGCCGCGGGCGATCGCGTGCTCGACGGCGGGACGGTCACCGTCACCCTCTCACTGGGGCCGGAACGGTACGCCGTACCCAAGGTCGCAGGCAGCACCGAGGACGAGGCCCAGAAGGCGATCCAGGACGCCAACCTCGACTTCGGCAGGTCGATCGAGAAGTTCTCCGAGAAGGTCCCCGCCGGTGAGGTCATCCGCAGCGACCCCAAGGCCGGCACCAGCCTCAAGCCCGGCACCACGGTCGACATCGAGCTGAGCAAGGGACCCAAGCCGATCAAGGTCGTCGACTGGACCGGCAAGTCCGCCGACGACGCCGAGAAGGCCTTGTCGGACCTCGACCTCAAGGTCGAGCGCACCGAGTCGTTCAGCGACTCCGTGGACGAGGGCAAGGTGATCAGCCAGGACCCGTCCAGCGGCGAGCTGTTCAAGGGCGACACCGTCAACCTCGAGGTCTCCAAGGGCCCCGAGCTGGTCGACGTACCCCGCGTCCGGGGCATGGGCGAGAAGGCGGCGATCAAGCGGCTCAAGGCGGCCGGCTTCGAGGTCGAGGTCAAGCAGCACCAGAACTACGTCGGACTGCACTTCGTGCTGACCCAGTCACCGGGCAGCGGCAAGGCCGCCAAGGGCAGCACCGTCACGATCACCATCGTCTGA